Proteins found in one Corynebacterium sanguinis genomic segment:
- a CDS encoding DNA/RNA helicase domain-containing protein, with the protein MTNELVIRGKFRTEVRSFDYSAESLRNFLAYIRDKGDSVSQRLLLNFPTVYIVYTRTKQGFHVYVGETNDIAQRTTTHLSNDPRLADSELAGLISDDPGVNGVSNSVRRSQTWRLFRDRDSKILVIGHSLFNKSMTLEVEDRLMLYLAAIDDVVSAEKRRVFLNNARRNVQTEYFTRDYVDDAFTNIWMRLREREPELFPIEQLVRDSALFKASPFHQLNAQQVGAKLAILDSVEAAIKDAEGPKSDQSQLILVQGGAGTGKTVLLSSVFYDLAHLPVDPDSPTQESTLDVYMLVNHDEQITVYTQIAERLGLSAIKNPRVMKPTRFINSHQAGDQIADVVLVDEAHLLWTQGKQSYRGENQLKDILELARVVVAVFDPNQVLAGNQYWNEDDLRALRERAGEENCLQLDQQMRIDSEGPAEEWIHRFVHGNEVLPIPTNDKYQIQVFGTPEELHEAVKARSKTEGDSQIEKGLSRLIATYDWKFSNGKTKPKDGATWDVVIGDFRLPWNNQQKGRKNSSLSWAEREHSIDEVGSIFTIQGFDLNFAGVILGPSVIYRNGRVQFDPEASMNPNVRNRRGEVVNGKKVMMDVSESLLRNQLNVLMTRGVRGMGIYAVDAELREALIRAQRDGAIL; encoded by the coding sequence ATGACGAACGAGTTAGTTATCCGCGGCAAGTTCCGCACTGAGGTGCGTTCCTTTGACTATTCCGCAGAGAGTCTCAGAAATTTTCTGGCTTACATTCGTGATAAGGGCGATTCCGTATCTCAGCGGCTGCTCTTGAATTTCCCCACTGTATACATCGTTTACACGAGAACGAAGCAGGGTTTCCATGTGTACGTCGGAGAAACCAATGACATTGCGCAGCGAACCACAACACACTTATCCAACGATCCCCGCTTAGCTGATAGTGAGTTAGCAGGGCTAATTTCTGACGACCCGGGCGTGAACGGGGTTAGCAACTCTGTCAGGCGCTCCCAGACGTGGCGATTGTTTAGAGATAGGGATTCAAAGATTCTGGTAATTGGCCACTCCCTCTTCAACAAGTCAATGACTTTGGAGGTGGAGGACCGACTGATGCTCTACTTGGCGGCGATCGATGATGTGGTATCTGCGGAGAAGCGTCGCGTATTTCTCAACAATGCGCGCCGAAATGTTCAAACTGAGTACTTCACTCGCGACTATGTCGACGACGCTTTCACCAACATCTGGATGCGCCTAAGAGAACGCGAGCCTGAACTATTCCCGATCGAACAGCTCGTACGCGATTCGGCGCTGTTCAAAGCATCTCCGTTCCATCAGTTGAACGCACAACAAGTCGGCGCAAAACTCGCGATCTTAGATTCGGTTGAAGCTGCGATCAAGGATGCCGAGGGGCCGAAGTCCGACCAGTCTCAACTCATCCTTGTCCAAGGTGGTGCTGGTACAGGAAAAACAGTCTTATTGAGCAGCGTTTTCTACGATCTCGCTCATCTGCCCGTTGACCCTGATTCCCCAACTCAAGAGTCAACCTTGGATGTCTATATGTTGGTCAACCATGACGAGCAGATCACGGTTTATACGCAGATCGCCGAACGCCTGGGGCTCAGCGCCATCAAAAATCCGAGGGTGATGAAGCCCACCAGATTTATCAATTCGCACCAAGCGGGTGATCAGATTGCTGACGTGGTGCTTGTCGACGAGGCGCATCTCCTTTGGACCCAAGGCAAACAGTCCTACCGCGGAGAGAATCAACTCAAAGACATCCTGGAACTAGCCCGCGTCGTTGTCGCAGTTTTCGACCCGAACCAGGTTCTGGCGGGAAATCAGTATTGGAATGAAGATGACCTTCGAGCGTTGCGGGAACGCGCTGGAGAAGAAAATTGTCTTCAACTGGACCAGCAAATGAGAATTGACTCGGAAGGCCCGGCTGAAGAGTGGATCCATCGTTTCGTCCACGGCAATGAGGTTCTCCCCATCCCAACCAACGACAAGTATCAAATTCAGGTGTTCGGAACCCCAGAAGAATTGCATGAGGCAGTTAAGGCTCGTTCGAAAACTGAGGGTGATTCTCAGATCGAGAAAGGACTGTCTCGTCTCATCGCCACCTACGACTGGAAATTCTCAAACGGAAAAACGAAACCAAAGGACGGGGCGACCTGGGATGTTGTCATTGGAGATTTCAGGCTCCCTTGGAATAACCAGCAAAAGGGGAGGAAGAACAGTAGCCTATCGTGGGCGGAACGCGAGCACTCGATAGACGAAGTTGGATCGATCTTTACGATTCAGGGCTTCGATTTGAATTTTGCTGGGGTAATTCTCGGCCCTTCCGTGATTTATCGGAACGGCCGAGTTCAATTCGACCCCGAAGCAAGCATGAACCCGAATGTAAGGAATCGGCGCGGCGAAGTCGTAAACGGTAAGAAAGTCATGATGGACGTCAGCGAAAGTCTGCTGCGAAATCAGCTCAACGTGCTTATGACCCGAGGAGTTAGGGGGATGGGCATTTACGCAGTGGATGCGGAACTACGTGAGGCACTTATTAGGGCACAGCGAGACGGAGCAATTCTTTAG
- a CDS encoding GNAT family N-acetyltransferase, which produces MPTALIVDSGDTEAINAYVFSSTLAAQDITGLSTSGVSAAHVAKRLEGSAESLSYLFALTTREAPRPLGELGYPALSPDDLLDVEAWVFASLPRLEDTRVLEAHITLDAAIAPLPGEKIPAAPWAHALSLIDALSSALHRPIRHVWVTHSLGANEPPALREHGYTPAFSEVQATLSLEAVPAPVHAVDVVADMDFAPEDIDSFLRLLASASANFPRGELILDTVDWTHQRLIDAGARLRDRGGTQLTALARSESGDVVGLAEAVTFDHDVESVCELGLVYVLPEHRGRGLGCDLVAAVLCAARERWEDAETAFASYPAGEVAAEALGRRFGAEAVSATTVWQKAKELLRLAVP; this is translated from the coding sequence GTGCCTACCGCGCTCATCGTCGACTCCGGTGACACCGAGGCCATCAACGCCTACGTCTTCTCCTCCACCCTGGCCGCCCAGGACATCACGGGGTTGTCCACGTCGGGCGTTTCAGCGGCGCACGTGGCCAAACGCCTCGAGGGTTCGGCGGAGTCGCTGTCATACCTTTTCGCACTGACCACCCGCGAGGCCCCGCGCCCGCTTGGAGAACTCGGCTACCCCGCCCTTAGCCCCGACGATCTTCTCGACGTCGAGGCCTGGGTCTTCGCCTCGCTTCCCCGGTTGGAAGACACCCGCGTCCTCGAGGCCCACATCACCCTCGACGCCGCCATCGCGCCCCTGCCCGGCGAGAAAATCCCCGCTGCCCCCTGGGCCCACGCGCTTTCGCTTATCGACGCCCTCTCCAGCGCCCTTCACCGCCCCATCCGCCACGTGTGGGTGACGCACTCCCTAGGCGCCAATGAGCCTCCCGCCCTGCGCGAGCACGGTTACACCCCGGCGTTTTCGGAGGTACAGGCAACGCTGTCCCTGGAGGCAGTGCCCGCACCCGTGCACGCGGTGGATGTCGTCGCCGACATGGATTTCGCACCTGAGGACATCGACTCGTTCCTGCGCCTGCTCGCCTCCGCATCGGCGAATTTCCCGCGCGGCGAGCTCATCCTCGACACCGTTGACTGGACGCATCAACGCCTTATCGACGCCGGCGCACGCCTGCGCGACCGCGGCGGCACTCAGCTCACCGCGCTTGCCCGCTCCGAGTCCGGGGACGTCGTCGGCCTTGCTGAGGCCGTCACCTTCGACCACGACGTCGAATCCGTCTGTGAGCTCGGCCTGGTCTACGTTCTGCCCGAGCACCGTGGTCGGGGTCTCGGGTGCGATCTGGTAGCGGCGGTGCTGTGTGCTGCGCGCGAGCGGTGGGAGGACGCGGAGACGGCGTTCGCTTCCTACCCTGCGGGTGAGGTGGCCGCGGAGGCGCTCGGGCGGCGCTTCGGTGCGGAGGCGGTGTCGGCGACGACGGTGTGGCAGAAGGCTAAAGAATTGCTCCGTCTCGCTGTGCCCTAA
- a CDS encoding DUF349 domain-containing protein yields the protein MTQNSTPAPGPGIPTPGVLARKKVNPAPATPTPTPSKADPSKFGRVADDGTVYLTRGGTERAIANWQAGTPEEGLAHYGQRFDDLVTEVALLETRLSTHPEDADSLKTQAQSIKDTLDEQAVIGDLDAVDKRLDAIIDNSTKARESANEAKQQRRAEAIARKEALAAEAEDLAENSTEWKAAGDRIRAILDEWRTIRGIDRKTDDELWKRYSRARDGFNRRRGAHFAELDRGRAAAKKAKEDLVARAEALKDSTEWNDTARAYRDLMDEWKAAGRAPRDVDDKLWAQFRAAQDHFFGARDAVNAERDREFEANAAAKDALIAEYDSQIDPAKGLGAAKSKLRELQDKWDEIGYVPRGKVREYEDKIAAIEKRVADAEESRWRASDPAAQDKVNQFQVKADDLTKQAEEAAAKGNEKKAEQLREQAAQWQEFADVAAKAVSSQ from the coding sequence ATGACGCAGAACTCCACCCCGGCACCGGGCCCCGGCATCCCCACCCCGGGCGTTCTTGCTCGCAAGAAAGTCAACCCCGCCCCGGCAACGCCCACCCCGACACCGTCGAAGGCTGATCCGTCGAAATTCGGCCGCGTGGCTGACGACGGCACCGTCTACCTCACCCGCGGCGGCACCGAGCGCGCCATCGCCAACTGGCAGGCCGGCACCCCCGAGGAGGGCCTCGCCCACTACGGCCAGCGCTTCGACGACCTGGTCACCGAGGTCGCGCTGCTGGAAACCCGCCTGTCGACCCACCCGGAGGACGCCGACTCCCTGAAAACGCAGGCCCAGAGCATCAAGGACACCCTCGACGAGCAGGCCGTGATCGGCGACCTGGATGCCGTGGACAAGCGACTCGACGCCATCATCGACAACTCCACCAAGGCCCGCGAGTCCGCCAACGAGGCGAAGCAGCAGCGCCGCGCCGAGGCGATTGCCCGCAAGGAGGCGCTCGCCGCGGAAGCCGAGGACCTTGCGGAGAACTCCACGGAATGGAAGGCCGCGGGCGACCGCATCCGCGCGATTCTCGATGAGTGGCGCACCATCCGCGGCATCGACCGCAAGACCGACGATGAGCTGTGGAAGCGCTACTCGCGTGCCCGGGACGGGTTCAACCGTCGCCGGGGCGCGCACTTCGCCGAGCTGGACCGCGGCAGGGCTGCAGCGAAGAAGGCAAAGGAGGACCTCGTCGCCCGCGCCGAGGCATTGAAGGATTCCACCGAGTGGAACGACACCGCGCGGGCCTACCGCGACCTGATGGACGAGTGGAAGGCCGCCGGCCGCGCCCCGCGCGATGTGGACGACAAGTTGTGGGCACAGTTCCGCGCCGCCCAGGACCACTTCTTCGGCGCCCGCGACGCCGTCAACGCCGAGCGCGACCGCGAGTTCGAGGCCAATGCCGCGGCGAAGGATGCGCTGATTGCGGAGTACGACTCCCAGATTGATCCGGCCAAGGGGCTCGGCGCGGCGAAGTCGAAGCTGCGCGAGTTGCAGGACAAGTGGGACGAGATCGGTTACGTCCCGCGCGGTAAGGTCCGCGAGTACGAGGACAAGATCGCCGCGATTGAGAAGCGCGTGGCCGATGCCGAGGAGTCGCGCTGGCGCGCCTCCGATCCTGCCGCCCAGGACAAGGTCAACCAGTTCCAGGTAAAGGCGGACGACCTGACCAAGCAGGCCGAGGAGGCCGCGGCGAAGGGCAATGAGAAAAAGGCTGAGCAGCTGCGTGAGCAGGCTGCGCAGTGGCAGGAGTTCGCGGACGTGGCCGCGAAGGCGGTCAGCAGCCAATAG
- a CDS encoding helix-turn-helix domain-containing protein — protein sequence MTTAQDHLMASSARRRESHTVMPPAQLDELLDLRKFLSIIREDAALLGPDGQTVPLPEEVFNILSEVVDAMQAGKAITVAPVDQLLTTQEAANFLGISRPTLVKLLEDGQIPYERTSGGRHRKVRLADVLTYQERTQVQRRNSLRALTAEAAALGLYDETADSYRDALAEVRKKVNEEL from the coding sequence ATGACTACAGCACAAGACCATCTCATGGCCAGCTCGGCGCGCAGGCGAGAGTCGCATACAGTTATGCCCCCTGCGCAGCTCGATGAGCTTCTCGATCTTAGAAAGTTTCTCTCGATAATCAGAGAGGATGCAGCACTGCTCGGACCGGATGGGCAAACAGTGCCCCTGCCTGAGGAGGTTTTTAACATCCTGAGCGAGGTGGTTGATGCTATGCAAGCGGGTAAAGCCATTACCGTGGCACCGGTTGATCAACTCCTCACCACTCAAGAGGCCGCAAACTTTCTGGGGATCAGCCGCCCTACGCTGGTCAAGCTTCTCGAAGACGGACAGATTCCCTATGAGAGGACATCAGGAGGCAGACACCGCAAAGTGCGTCTCGCAGACGTGCTCACCTATCAGGAGCGCACACAAGTGCAGCGTAGAAACTCGCTGCGAGCCCTTACCGCCGAGGCAGCGGCCCTGGGCTTATACGACGAGACTGCGGATTCCTACCGCGATGCTCTCGCGGAGGTCCGCAAAAAAGTCAACGAGGAGCTATAG
- a CDS encoding PIN domain-containing protein: MARFSAVLDACAMVPISQADTLLRLAESGLYRPIWNSLILEETRRALEKVHPDMKETGAARRRVNVMNEVFVDACVRGWEPLVQAIDLPDENDRHVVAAAILGRADIIVTANVKDFPERELKRFQLSVQTPDEFLLNQLDLNASLVMDVLRGQAEDMINPPRTVEDIISSLEKAGAKNFATYARRQIWRASP, from the coding sequence GTGGCGCGCTTCAGTGCGGTGCTTGATGCGTGCGCGATGGTTCCCATTTCTCAGGCCGACACTCTCTTGCGCTTAGCGGAATCCGGTCTCTACCGGCCGATCTGGAATTCCCTCATTCTCGAAGAAACCAGGAGAGCTTTGGAGAAAGTCCACCCGGATATGAAAGAGACTGGCGCGGCTCGCCGGCGGGTGAACGTGATGAACGAGGTATTTGTGGATGCCTGTGTTCGCGGCTGGGAACCTCTGGTTCAAGCCATTGATCTTCCGGATGAAAATGACCGCCATGTTGTCGCCGCAGCGATTCTCGGCCGTGCTGACATCATCGTTACTGCGAACGTGAAAGATTTCCCCGAGAGGGAACTGAAGCGTTTTCAACTCTCGGTACAGACCCCCGACGAGTTCCTTCTCAATCAGCTGGACCTGAATGCGAGCCTAGTCATGGACGTCCTTCGAGGGCAGGCGGAGGACATGATTAACCCGCCACGTACCGTGGAAGACATCATCTCCAGTCTGGAGAAGGCGGGAGCGAAAAATTTCGCGACGTATGCGCGCCGGCAGATTTGGCGCGCCTCCCCCTAA
- the miaA gene encoding tRNA (adenosine(37)-N6)-dimethylallyltransferase MiaA, with translation MRPIAVVGPTASGKSALGIALAQELGGEVVNVDSMQLYRGMDIGTAKLPPAERGGIPHHLLDIWPVTKTASVAEYQSLAVATVEDIMARGKVPVLVGGSMLYVQSLIDAWAFPPTDPAVRAKYEARLAEIGVDALHTELAQVDPAAAATIEDKDPRRTVRALEVIELTGKPFAASQPPKDAPPRWGTRILGLRTDPDWLNPRIALRAQLMFDNGFVDEVRGLVGDGLVADSTAGRAIGYAQVLGLLAGEMDEAEALEKTITGTRRYVRRQRSWFNRDPRITWLDAADEAVVEAALDSLG, from the coding sequence ATCCGTCCCATCGCCGTCGTCGGCCCCACCGCCTCGGGCAAATCCGCCCTTGGTATCGCACTGGCGCAGGAACTCGGCGGGGAAGTGGTCAACGTCGACTCCATGCAGCTCTACCGGGGAATGGACATCGGCACGGCGAAGCTCCCACCCGCTGAGCGCGGAGGCATCCCGCACCACCTGCTCGATATCTGGCCGGTGACCAAGACGGCCTCCGTCGCCGAGTACCAGTCCCTCGCGGTCGCCACGGTGGAGGACATCATGGCGCGCGGCAAGGTCCCCGTGCTCGTCGGCGGCTCGATGCTCTACGTGCAGTCGCTTATCGACGCCTGGGCGTTCCCCCCGACCGACCCCGCCGTCCGCGCGAAGTACGAGGCCCGGCTTGCCGAGATCGGAGTCGACGCACTGCACACAGAGCTTGCCCAGGTGGATCCGGCGGCGGCAGCGACCATCGAGGACAAGGACCCGCGGCGCACCGTGCGCGCGCTCGAGGTCATCGAGCTCACGGGCAAACCCTTCGCCGCCTCCCAGCCGCCGAAGGACGCCCCGCCGCGCTGGGGCACCCGCATCCTGGGGCTGCGCACAGATCCGGACTGGCTCAATCCCCGCATCGCACTGCGCGCGCAGCTGATGTTCGACAACGGCTTTGTCGACGAGGTACGCGGGCTGGTCGGTGACGGTCTGGTCGCAGACTCCACCGCGGGCCGCGCCATCGGGTATGCGCAGGTGCTGGGCCTGCTGGCCGGGGAGATGGACGAGGCGGAGGCGCTGGAGAAGACGATCACCGGGACGCGGCGCTACGTGCGACGGCAGCGCTCCTGGTTCAACCGTGACCCCCGCATCACGTGGCTGGACGCGGCCGACGAGGCTGTGGTTGAAGCGGCGCTAGACTCGCTGGGGTGA
- the dapF gene encoding diaminopimelate epimerase: MNIEFLKGHGTENDFVVIPDPADALTLSEAEVAALCDRRAGIGGDGLLRVVNRDGRWFMDYRNADGSIAEMCGNGVRVFAHVLVAEGLVTQREFDVDTRAGLKHIEVLQADSTDATVTVGMGRVEVTGVSTARMGNFDFAGLGVDVGNPHLAAVIPGLTAAELEAMQFAQPAFDHSFFPEGVNVEVLTELNDGHVHMRVWERGVGETRSCGTGTVAAARAALADAGVENGTVTVNVPGGAIEVELSDGEALMTGPSKIVARGTVLL; encoded by the coding sequence GTGAATATCGAGTTTCTCAAAGGACACGGCACTGAGAACGACTTCGTGGTCATTCCGGACCCGGCAGACGCCCTGACGTTGAGTGAAGCGGAGGTTGCCGCGCTGTGCGACCGCCGCGCCGGCATCGGCGGCGACGGTTTGCTACGTGTGGTCAATCGCGACGGGCGCTGGTTCATGGACTACCGCAACGCGGACGGCTCCATTGCCGAGATGTGCGGAAACGGGGTCCGCGTCTTCGCCCACGTGCTCGTCGCCGAGGGGTTGGTCACCCAGCGCGAATTCGACGTGGACACCCGCGCCGGTCTCAAACATATCGAGGTGCTGCAGGCAGACTCGACGGACGCGACGGTCACGGTGGGCATGGGCCGCGTGGAGGTTACCGGCGTCTCGACTGCCCGCATGGGAAACTTCGACTTCGCCGGCCTCGGCGTCGACGTGGGCAACCCGCACCTGGCGGCGGTGATCCCCGGCCTCACCGCCGCGGAGCTGGAGGCGATGCAGTTTGCACAACCCGCCTTCGACCACTCCTTTTTCCCTGAGGGGGTCAATGTCGAGGTGCTCACCGAGCTAAACGACGGGCACGTCCATATGCGCGTGTGGGAGCGCGGAGTGGGAGAGACCCGCTCGTGCGGCACAGGAACTGTTGCTGCCGCCCGCGCCGCACTTGCCGACGCCGGGGTGGAAAACGGCACTGTCACCGTCAACGTTCCCGGCGGCGCCATCGAAGTGGAACTGAGCGACGGCGAAGCGCTGATGACGGGCCCGTCGAAGATTGTCGCGCGCGGGACGGTGCTTCTGTAA